Proteins encoded together in one Quercus lobata isolate SW786 chromosome 3, ValleyOak3.0 Primary Assembly, whole genome shotgun sequence window:
- the LOC115980027 gene encoding ATP-dependent DNA helicase Q-like SIM isoform X1, with the protein MGIDKSNVRRIIHYGWPQSLEAYYQEAGRAGRDGKLADCTLYANLTRVPSLLPSKRSEDQTKQAYKMLSDCFRYGMNTSCCRAKILVEYFGEDFSCDACLLCDLCTDGVPQMQNLKEEADLLVRVIATNCGSTFMDDSYDDTTCTDIKQRRSMEMLNLRAYVSKIRELCQKFVTTDLLWWRGLARILEGKGYIQEADDKIHVQIKFPEPTKLGLEFLRSKGDETFDVYPEADMLLSMNKCTSYSTFTEWGKGWADPEIRRQRLERMRQNPDGSRGKQKQRKSRMSRKSRSRKSNKNNSDLRTVRGRIEAKLSKYK; encoded by the exons ATGGGGATTGACAAGTCAAATGTCCGAAGAATCATCCATTATGGTTGGCCAcag AGTTTGGAGGCATACTATCAAGAAGCAGGTCGAGCTGGCAGGGATGGGAAATTAGCAGATTGCA CTCTATATGCAAACCTAACACGTGTACCGTCACTCTTGCCAAGTAAAAGAAGTGAAGATCAGACAAAACAAGCATATAAGATGCTATCTGATTGCTTCAG ATATGGGATGAATACTTCATGCTGTCGGGCTAAGATACTTGTGGAGTACTTCGGAGAGGATTTTAGTTGTGATGCATGTCTCTT GTGTGATCTGTGCACTGATGGAGTTCCTCAAATGCAGAATTTGAAAGAGGAGGCGGATCTTTTAGTACGGGTTATTGCTACTAATTGT GGGAGCACTTTCATGGATGACTCATATGATGATACTACATGCACTGACATTAAGCAACGGAGATCTATGGAAATGTTGAATCTCAGAGCGTATGTCAGCAAAATAAGGGAGCtg TGTCAAAAATTTGTGACAACTGATCTGCTATGGTGGCGAGGTCTTGCACGAATTCTGGAAGGTAAAGGGTACATCCAAGAGGCAGATGACAAG ATTCATGTTCAGATAAAATTCCCAGAGCCAACAAAATTAGGACTGGAGTTTCTGAGATCTAAAGGGGATGAAACTTTCGATGTTTATCCTGAAGCAGATATGCTGCTCTCAATGAACAAGTGCACATCTTATTCAACTTTCACAGAATGGGGAAAGGGCTGGGCAGATCCTGAGATTCGTCGTCAGCGCTTAGAAAGGATGCGACAAAATCCAGATGGGTCCCGTGGTAAACAGAAGCAACGAAAGTCCCGGATGTCAAGAAAGTCACGGagtagaaaatcaaataaaaacaactcAGATTTGAGAACTGTCAGAGGTAGAATAGAAgcaaaactctcaaaatacaAATGA
- the LOC115980027 gene encoding ATP-dependent DNA helicase Q-like SIM isoform X2, whose product MGIDKSNVRRIIHYGWPQSLEAYYQEAGRAGRDGKLADCTLYANLTRVPSLLPSKRSEDQTKQAYKMLSDCFRYGMNTSCCRAKILVEYFGEDFSCDACLLCDLCTDGVPQMQNLKEEADLLVRVIATNCGSTFMDDSYDDTTCTDIKQRRSMEMLNLRAYVSKIRELCQKFVTTDLLWWRGLARILEGKGYIQEADDKGITWTIQLPWLKDLAEIFTSCWSNSHLHFTGRKKNKSGLLILYGFMFR is encoded by the exons ATGGGGATTGACAAGTCAAATGTCCGAAGAATCATCCATTATGGTTGGCCAcag AGTTTGGAGGCATACTATCAAGAAGCAGGTCGAGCTGGCAGGGATGGGAAATTAGCAGATTGCA CTCTATATGCAAACCTAACACGTGTACCGTCACTCTTGCCAAGTAAAAGAAGTGAAGATCAGACAAAACAAGCATATAAGATGCTATCTGATTGCTTCAG ATATGGGATGAATACTTCATGCTGTCGGGCTAAGATACTTGTGGAGTACTTCGGAGAGGATTTTAGTTGTGATGCATGTCTCTT GTGTGATCTGTGCACTGATGGAGTTCCTCAAATGCAGAATTTGAAAGAGGAGGCGGATCTTTTAGTACGGGTTATTGCTACTAATTGT GGGAGCACTTTCATGGATGACTCATATGATGATACTACATGCACTGACATTAAGCAACGGAGATCTATGGAAATGTTGAATCTCAGAGCGTATGTCAGCAAAATAAGGGAGCtg TGTCAAAAATTTGTGACAACTGATCTGCTATGGTGGCGAGGTCTTGCACGAATTCTGGAAGGTAAAGGGTACATCCAAGAGGCAGATGACAAG GGAATTACTTGGACAATTCAGCTACCATGGCTTAAGGATTTGGCTGAAATTTTCACCAGCTGCTGGTCCAATAGTCACCTGCATTTCActggaagaaaaaagaacaagtcTGGTCTTCTAATATTATATGG ATTCATGTTCAGATAA